In Sulfuricaulis sp., the following proteins share a genomic window:
- a CDS encoding DEAD/DEAH box helicase family protein gives MPASDYVKLEQRLVLADWACHQLGYESNKAMLQNLREVEEGFDGKGNSYLVQAIAARGSKCKVAREDLDRYDANIRAHLNYFNKHRKERLTLRYFQLLSLIIAEFFLDRRFNHEAALRKELNQFVSQRNSKRGLGDFQDPEFAKADLNKLAFLMATGSGKTILMHFHYRQFLHYNPKPLDNILLVTPDEGLSQQHLENMEDAGIPCARFSLEDSGFEAVKKNTMRVIEITKLVEEKKGSGVSVPVEAFEGNNLIFVDEGHKGASSEAGKWIGNRDKLAENGFTFEYSATFVQAMTAARDDEMTKEYGKAILVDYGYKYFYGDGFGKDFELLNLTHETNEEQTRMLLLANLLAFHEQKRAFHSKSEAMARYHLADPLWIFVGSTVNKSKDNKQAKESDVLTIVKFLDSFLRNKRGWVQKDIKRILNGESGIEADGGHDVFAPRFKRLKAWSKDADAIHRDLLKRVFHATGNGRLHVGDIKGKAGELGLKVSGAENYFGLVYIGDTAAFKTLTEEQCPDVEVEDDEIAEGLFENIKKPDSRINILIGAKKFMQGWDSWRVSNMGLLNIGRSEGSEIIQLFGRGVRLQGLNRSLKRSSALSGIEHPAGIDLLERLNIFAIRANYMTQFRDYLEREGVEPFGEVELHLPIKRNDDFLKKGLIAPRLPKESRFATSERIVLEPDSAARVTLDMSVRVESIGSADGEFQTSAFVGGTERWLKPEQFRWLDWELLYLAMLEFKEERGFHNLLILPEHPRQILQANDPKLYGLICDEQLLNPTRVEQAVQLQAAVSSVLNKYVESFYRKRQQRWDSSKMIYGPLKKDDANFQNYVVKVPRSDKDLLHTIHEAIEEWKKYKKCLSSELPNIHFDRHLYQPLLVAKGNKARSVPPPLNDGECKFVEDLKLFCKSEPALLKGKELFLLRNLSRGKGIGFFADSGFYPDFILWITEGDKQRLVFIEPHGMLNEDHPDNNSKIDLHKKLQTQIADARKKSKNKHLLLDAFIISRTPFDDLRKKHGAAWDRDKYAEAHVLFGDEPNNGHIEAIVSGSAKNMI, from the coding sequence ATGCCCGCGAGCGATTACGTCAAACTGGAGCAACGGCTGGTGCTGGCGGATTGGGCGTGCCACCAGCTTGGCTATGAATCAAACAAGGCGATGCTCCAAAATCTGCGCGAAGTGGAAGAAGGCTTCGACGGCAAGGGCAATTCGTATCTCGTGCAGGCCATTGCTGCACGCGGCTCAAAATGCAAAGTTGCCCGTGAGGATCTGGATCGTTATGACGCGAACATCCGGGCGCACTTGAATTACTTCAACAAACATCGGAAGGAGCGTCTGACGCTGCGCTATTTCCAACTTCTTTCGCTGATTATCGCAGAGTTTTTTCTCGACCGCCGCTTCAATCACGAGGCAGCGTTGCGAAAGGAGTTGAACCAGTTTGTCTCCCAACGGAACAGCAAGCGCGGGCTGGGAGATTTTCAAGACCCGGAATTTGCTAAAGCGGATTTGAACAAGCTGGCGTTTCTCATGGCGACGGGAAGCGGCAAGACCATTTTGATGCACTTCCATTACCGGCAGTTCCTCCACTACAACCCGAAGCCGCTGGACAACATTTTGCTCGTCACGCCGGACGAGGGGCTTTCGCAACAGCATTTGGAGAACATGGAGGATGCGGGCATCCCGTGCGCGCGTTTTTCGCTCGAGGACAGCGGCTTTGAGGCGGTGAAGAAAAACACGATGCGCGTGATCGAAATCACAAAGCTGGTGGAGGAAAAGAAAGGTTCGGGCGTGAGCGTGCCGGTGGAAGCGTTCGAGGGGAACAATCTCATCTTCGTGGACGAAGGTCACAAGGGCGCGAGCAGCGAGGCGGGCAAGTGGATTGGCAACCGCGACAAGCTGGCGGAAAACGGCTTCACTTTTGAATACAGCGCGACGTTTGTTCAGGCAATGACCGCCGCGAGAGACGACGAGATGACCAAGGAATATGGCAAGGCGATTCTCGTTGATTACGGCTACAAGTATTTTTACGGCGACGGCTTCGGGAAGGATTTTGAACTGTTGAACCTGACGCACGAAACGAACGAGGAACAGACTCGGATGCTTCTGCTGGCGAACCTGCTGGCGTTTCACGAGCAGAAGCGGGCATTTCACTCGAAGTCGGAAGCGATGGCGCGCTATCACCTAGCCGATCCGCTGTGGATTTTCGTGGGCAGCACGGTCAACAAATCAAAAGACAACAAGCAGGCGAAGGAATCAGACGTTTTGACCATCGTTAAGTTCCTCGATTCGTTTCTGCGCAACAAACGCGGCTGGGTGCAAAAGGACATCAAACGGATTCTGAACGGCGAAAGCGGAATCGAAGCCGACGGCGGGCATGATGTTTTTGCTCCACGTTTCAAGAGGTTGAAAGCGTGGAGCAAGGATGCGGACGCGATTCATCGCGATTTGCTCAAGCGCGTTTTCCATGCGACCGGCAACGGGCGATTGCACGTCGGGGACATCAAGGGCAAGGCGGGAGAGCTTGGTTTGAAAGTCAGCGGAGCGGAGAATTATTTCGGCCTCGTTTACATCGGCGACACGGCGGCTTTCAAGACGCTCACAGAGGAACAATGCCCTGATGTAGAAGTTGAGGATGACGAGATAGCGGAGGGTTTGTTCGAGAACATCAAGAAGCCGGATTCACGCATCAACATCCTCATCGGCGCGAAGAAGTTCATGCAGGGTTGGGATAGCTGGCGCGTGTCGAACATGGGCCTGCTGAACATCGGACGCAGCGAAGGTTCGGAAATCATTCAGCTATTTGGGCGCGGCGTGCGCTTGCAGGGGCTGAACCGGAGTTTGAAGCGCAGTTCGGCGCTATCCGGCATCGAACATCCGGCTGGGATTGATTTATTGGAACGGCTAAACATCTTCGCCATCCGCGCGAATTACATGACGCAGTTCCGCGACTACCTGGAACGTGAAGGCGTGGAACCGTTTGGCGAAGTCGAATTACACCTGCCTATCAAGCGCAACGATGACTTTCTCAAGAAGGGCTTGATTGCCCCGCGTTTGCCAAAGGAGAGCCGTTTTGCGACCAGTGAGCGCATCGTGCTCGAACCAGATTCAGCGGCCCGAGTGACTTTGGATATGTCGGTGCGAGTGGAGAGCATCGGCAGCGCAGACGGAGAATTTCAGACATCAGCGTTCGTTGGAGGAACTGAGCGATGGCTAAAACCGGAGCAATTCCGCTGGCTCGATTGGGAGCTCCTGTACCTTGCGATGCTCGAATTCAAAGAGGAGCGCGGCTTTCACAATCTACTCATCCTTCCAGAACATCCACGGCAAATTCTACAAGCGAACGATCCAAAACTATATGGGCTAATTTGCGACGAGCAGCTTTTGAATCCCACGCGAGTAGAGCAAGCCGTACAGTTGCAAGCTGCCGTGTCAAGCGTTCTGAACAAGTATGTCGAAAGCTTTTACCGCAAACGGCAACAGCGATGGGATTCGTCTAAGATGATTTATGGGCCGTTGAAAAAGGACGACGCAAACTTCCAGAACTACGTCGTCAAAGTGCCGCGAAGCGATAAAGATTTGTTGCATACAATTCACGAAGCCATCGAGGAATGGAAGAAATACAAGAAATGTCTCTCATCGGAATTGCCGAACATCCACTTTGACCGACACCTTTACCAACCTCTCCTGGTTGCCAAGGGAAACAAGGCGCGTTCTGTTCCGCCCCCGCTGAATGACGGCGAATGTAAATTTGTAGAAGACTTGAAACTCTTCTGCAAATCCGAACCTGCGTTGTTGAAGGGTAAAGAGCTTTTTCTGCTTCGTAACTTGAGCCGAGGGAAAGGAATCGGGTTCTTTGCGGATAGCGGCTTTTATCCCGACTTCATTCTGTGGATTACGGAGGGAGATAAACAGCGCCTCGTCTTCATTGAACCGCATGGAATGCTCAACGAAGATCATCCCGACAATAACTCGAAGATTGATCTACACAAGAAGCTTCAAACGCAAATTGCTGACGCCCGCAAGAAATCCAAGAACAAGCATCTTCTGCTCGACGCGTTCATCATCTCGCGAACTCCTTTCGATGACTTGCGAAAGAAGCACGGCGCGGCGTGGGACAGAGACAAATATGCAGAGGCGCACGTGCTCTTTGGTGATGAACCGAACAACGGGCACATTGAAGCCATTGTGAGTGGCTCCGCGAAAAATATGATCTGA
- a CDS encoding site-specific DNA-methyltransferase: MATPREKFQELLKKLFQFDNAELDFGIYRIMNHKRAVIEQFIETDLVKGIATELASGALAQEAGLAQQLAEVTAQIKENIGDEVLDAEGNLAAEYHGSKLGKQYLALRERAGKSKATPELEADIFNHLYAFFSRYYDEGDFMSLRRYSKRDKYAIPYNGEEVHLHWANADQYYIKTGENFTDYSYKHGGWTVHFKLRNADVEQNNVKGAKRFFVPRAAEVSLDEKSSTLTIPFEFRPLNASEEISYGKGNGTEENGNGKTKTKKKKGQEGILADASAAIQNAAKKNANALAALLHEKRRDADGNPVSLLEHHLRTYTRVNSTDFFIHKDLKGFLERELDFYLKNEVLNLDELEAGGEARSESWFQTLRAIKGIGHKIIAFVAQIENFQKRLFEKKKFVTEVHYCVTLDRVSEELYPEIAKNKAQIGEWKRLFYIHEIKGDLATQGFKEPVKVEFLKANPFLVLDTQFFSAEFKAKLLASGEILSGAKTLEEAIDGLLIHSENFQALNLVIPRYAGQANCIYIDPPYNTNSSEILYKNGYKSSTWITLINNSLPLARAMLRYDGILCATIDDEQQKELATLLSRVFGSDNILGTVCIRMNPSGRITLKGFAQAHEYAIFAGQSHESAIAKLPRTDAQLQRFNQSDGKGSFEWRNFRREGSSSERGSRPRRYFPIYVKGAAIRIPKLRWQENTRSYDILEKPNRDEVVIYPIDAKSSERVWRWGLERVQRELSEVVPKKNPQGELQLYYKYRPNEEGVLPTTVWVDKKYSATEYGTATLKDLFGSRNEFSFPKSIHAVEDCVKISVPDNDDALIVDYFGGSGTTGHAAINLNREDGGKRKYVLVEVGDYFNTVTKPRIQKVIYSEDWKDGKPVSRQGSSHAFKYLRLESYEDALNNITFEAADAQTIFQLEDYILSYMLDFETKASETLLNVAKLDAPFDYKLRCHGKDEPMPVDLPETFNYLIGLHVAWRRVYENKGTRYLVYRGTADGRETAILWRTTRGWKQEQFEADRDFVAKQKLTEGAEDILVNTDSFIEGARSLDPVFKRRMFN, translated from the coding sequence ATGGCCACACCGCGCGAAAAATTTCAAGAGCTGCTGAAAAAGTTGTTCCAGTTCGACAACGCCGAACTGGACTTCGGCATCTACCGCATAATGAATCATAAGCGGGCGGTCATTGAGCAATTCATCGAAACGGATTTGGTCAAAGGCATCGCGACGGAGCTGGCTTCCGGCGCGCTGGCACAGGAAGCGGGACTCGCACAGCAACTCGCGGAAGTCACCGCGCAGATCAAGGAGAACATTGGGGACGAAGTGCTCGACGCCGAGGGAAATTTGGCGGCGGAATATCACGGCAGCAAACTCGGCAAACAATATCTCGCCTTGCGCGAGCGCGCTGGGAAATCAAAAGCTACTCCCGAACTCGAAGCCGACATCTTCAATCACCTCTACGCTTTTTTCAGCCGCTACTACGACGAGGGCGATTTCATGTCGCTGCGGCGTTATTCCAAGCGCGACAAATACGCCATCCCCTACAACGGCGAGGAAGTCCACCTCCACTGGGCCAACGCCGACCAGTATTACATCAAGACCGGCGAAAACTTTACCGATTACAGCTACAAGCATGGCGGCTGGACCGTCCATTTCAAACTACGCAATGCCGACGTGGAGCAGAACAACGTCAAAGGCGCGAAACGCTTCTTCGTCCCGCGCGCGGCGGAAGTTTCGCTGGACGAAAAAAGCTCAACGCTGACAATTCCGTTTGAATTCCGCCCGCTCAATGCCTCCGAGGAAATCAGCTACGGCAAAGGCAACGGCACGGAGGAAAACGGCAACGGCAAGACTAAGACGAAAAAGAAGAAAGGTCAGGAAGGAATTCTCGCCGACGCCAGCGCTGCCATTCAAAACGCGGCGAAGAAAAACGCCAATGCGCTGGCCGCGCTCTTGCACGAGAAGCGCAGGGACGCCGACGGCAACCCAGTGAGCCTGCTCGAACATCACCTGCGCACCTACACGCGCGTGAACAGCACCGACTTTTTCATCCACAAGGACCTCAAAGGCTTTCTGGAGCGCGAACTGGATTTCTACCTCAAGAACGAAGTGCTCAACCTCGACGAACTGGAAGCGGGCGGCGAGGCGCGGTCGGAAAGTTGGTTTCAAACGCTCCGCGCCATCAAGGGCATCGGGCACAAAATTATCGCGTTCGTGGCTCAGATTGAGAATTTCCAGAAGCGGCTGTTCGAGAAAAAGAAATTCGTCACCGAAGTCCACTACTGCGTCACGCTTGACCGCGTGTCGGAGGAACTGTATCCCGAAATCGCGAAGAACAAGGCACAGATTGGGGAATGGAAACGCCTGTTCTACATCCACGAAATTAAAGGCGATCTGGCAACGCAGGGTTTCAAAGAGCCGGTAAAGGTGGAATTCCTCAAAGCGAACCCGTTTCTCGTGTTGGATACACAATTCTTTTCTGCCGAATTCAAGGCGAAGTTGCTCGCTTCCGGCGAAATTCTGAGCGGAGCGAAAACGCTCGAAGAGGCAATCGACGGCTTATTGATTCACAGTGAGAATTTCCAAGCACTCAATTTGGTAATTCCGCGTTATGCCGGACAGGCAAATTGCATATACATCGATCCTCCATACAATACTAATTCGTCTGAGATTCTCTACAAGAATGGCTACAAGTCGTCTACCTGGATCACACTGATAAACAACTCCCTTCCTTTAGCTAGAGCCATGCTTAGGTATGACGGAATCCTCTGTGCAACCATTGACGATGAGCAACAAAAAGAACTAGCTACGCTGCTATCACGGGTGTTTGGAAGCGATAATATTCTTGGCACGGTATGCATCCGAATGAATCCCTCGGGAAGAATCACGCTCAAGGGATTTGCACAGGCACATGAATACGCAATCTTTGCCGGTCAATCGCATGAGTCCGCGATTGCGAAGCTGCCCAGGACCGACGCTCAGTTACAGCGTTTTAACCAGTCCGACGGTAAGGGTTCTTTTGAATGGCGAAACTTCCGTAGAGAGGGATCAAGCTCAGAACGGGGAAGTCGCCCGCGGCGCTATTTTCCAATCTACGTTAAGGGAGCGGCCATACGCATACCGAAGCTTCGATGGCAGGAGAATACACGATCCTACGACATTTTGGAAAAACCGAACCGTGACGAGGTAGTGATTTACCCAATCGACGCGAAGAGCAGTGAACGCGTTTGGCGCTGGGGACTGGAAAGGGTGCAACGCGAGCTTTCAGAGGTCGTCCCCAAAAAGAATCCTCAAGGAGAACTGCAACTGTATTACAAATACCGACCAAACGAAGAAGGAGTTCTGCCAACCACCGTATGGGTCGATAAAAAATACTCGGCCACAGAATACGGAACAGCAACACTCAAAGACCTTTTTGGCAGCCGGAACGAGTTCAGCTTTCCGAAGTCGATTCATGCTGTTGAAGATTGCGTAAAGATTTCTGTTCCAGACAACGATGACGCTCTAATCGTTGACTATTTCGGCGGGTCTGGTACGACGGGGCATGCTGCAATAAATCTAAACCGGGAGGACGGCGGTAAACGCAAATACGTCCTAGTCGAAGTGGGCGACTATTTTAACACGGTCACCAAACCACGCATTCAGAAAGTCATTTACTCCGAGGATTGGAAGGACGGCAAACCAGTGTCGCGGCAAGGCTCAAGCCACGCGTTCAAATACCTTCGCCTCGAATCCTACGAAGACGCGCTGAACAACATCACGTTCGAGGCGGCGGACGCGCAGACGATATTCCAACTGGAGGATTACATCTTGAGCTACATGCTCGATTTCGAGACGAAGGCGAGCGAGACGCTGCTGAACGTGGCCAAGCTGGATGCACCGTTCGATTACAAGCTGCGCTGTCACGGTAAGGACGAGCCGATGCCGGTGGATTTGCCGGAGACGTTCAACTATCTCATCGGCCTACACGTCGCGTGGCGCCGCGTGTATGAGAACAAAGGCACGCGCTATCTCGTCTATCGCGGCACAGCCGACGGGCGGGAGACGGCCATCCTCTGGCGCACCACGCGCGGCTGGAAGCAGGAGCAATTCGAGGCCGACCGCGATTTCGTGGCGAAGCAAAAATTGACGGAAGGCGCGGAGGACATTTTAGTGAATACGGACAGCTTCATCGAAGGCGCGCGTTCGCTCGACCCGGTTTTCAAACGCCGCATGTTCAACTAG
- a CDS encoding bifunctional aldolase/short-chain dehydrogenase, translating to MNSLWSDSEAGKFPGDLGQRIYTSRLLGCDKSLVLHGGGNTSVKITEKNLLGEDETRLYVKGSGWDLEHIEAAGFSPVRIDHLLKLAKLKQLSDPQMVNELRTHMTLASAPTPSVEAILHAILPYQYVDHTHADAVITITNTADGLARIREIYGDNVVVVPYVMPGFDLARRCAEQFAADVRKNTIGMVLMNHGIFSFGKTAQESYERMIDLVTWAENYLAKCKAWVLPEASEKPEAKSLRRELAALRRELSVTAGFPVILAAHEDPASLAFARRDDIATISQQGPATPDHVIRTKRLPMVGRDVKAYAEAYQKYFNELAPKVREPKTMLDPAPRIVLDREFGVATVGRSVKDAAVAHDIYVHTLEIIQRATLLDRYKALPAKDIFDVEYWDLEQAKLKGGGKPPVFTGEIALVTGAASGIGKACVDSLLARGAAVVGLDINPSITGLYNRPDYLGLVCDVTDEKQLANALEKTARAFGGLDMLILNAGIFPAGCRIEALTTTEWQKVLRINLDSNLVLMREAHALLKLAPGGGRVVVIGSKNVPAPGPGAAAYSASKAALNQLARVAALEWGADNIRINSLHPNAVFDTGIWTEEVLQARAKHYGLTVEQYKKNNVLKIEVTSRDVAELAAEMCGPLFAKTTAAQVPVDGGNERVI from the coding sequence GTGAACAGCCTCTGGAGTGACAGTGAAGCCGGGAAATTCCCGGGCGATCTGGGGCAGCGCATTTACACCTCGCGCCTGCTCGGATGTGACAAGTCGTTGGTGCTGCACGGCGGCGGCAACACCTCGGTCAAGATCACGGAAAAAAACCTCCTCGGCGAAGACGAAACCCGGCTGTACGTGAAAGGCAGCGGCTGGGACCTGGAACATATCGAGGCCGCCGGCTTCTCGCCCGTGCGCATCGACCACCTGCTCAAGCTCGCCAAGCTCAAGCAGCTGTCCGATCCGCAGATGGTCAACGAGCTGCGCACGCACATGACACTGGCCTCGGCGCCCACGCCTTCGGTCGAAGCGATTCTGCACGCCATCCTCCCGTACCAGTACGTCGATCACACCCATGCCGATGCCGTCATCACCATCACCAACACTGCCGATGGGCTCGCACGCATCCGCGAAATCTACGGCGACAATGTCGTGGTCGTGCCCTACGTCATGCCGGGCTTCGACTTGGCGCGCCGCTGTGCCGAGCAGTTCGCCGCCGATGTACGCAAGAACACCATCGGCATGGTGCTCATGAACCACGGCATTTTTTCCTTCGGCAAGACCGCGCAGGAATCCTACGAGCGCATGATCGATCTCGTGACGTGGGCGGAAAATTATCTGGCGAAGTGCAAGGCTTGGGTGCTGCCGGAAGCCAGCGAAAAACCGGAAGCAAAATCCCTGCGACGGGAACTGGCCGCGCTGCGACGCGAGTTGTCCGTCACCGCCGGATTTCCGGTCATTCTTGCTGCGCACGAAGATCCAGCTAGCCTCGCCTTCGCGCGCCGTGACGACATCGCCACGATCTCGCAGCAAGGCCCGGCCACACCGGACCACGTGATCCGCACCAAGCGCCTGCCCATGGTGGGGCGCGATGTGAAGGCTTATGCCGAGGCGTACCAGAAATATTTCAACGAGCTTGCCCCCAAGGTGCGCGAGCCCAAGACCATGCTCGACCCGGCCCCGCGTATCGTTCTGGATCGCGAATTCGGCGTGGCCACCGTCGGACGCAGCGTGAAAGACGCCGCCGTCGCCCACGACATCTATGTTCATACGCTGGAGATCATCCAGCGCGCGACCCTCTTGGACCGTTATAAGGCCTTGCCGGCAAAGGATATTTTCGACGTGGAGTACTGGGACCTGGAGCAGGCCAAGCTCAAGGGCGGCGGCAAACCGCCGGTGTTCACCGGCGAAATCGCGCTGGTGACGGGCGCCGCCTCCGGCATCGGCAAGGCCTGCGTGGATTCACTGCTCGCGCGCGGCGCGGCCGTGGTTGGGCTCGATATCAATCCATCCATCACGGGTCTGTACAACCGCCCGGATTATCTCGGCCTCGTTTGTGACGTGACGGACGAGAAGCAGTTGGCCAACGCACTGGAAAAAACCGCGCGCGCCTTCGGCGGGCTCGACATGCTGATCCTGAACGCCGGGATTTTCCCCGCCGGCTGTCGCATCGAGGCGCTGACCACCACCGAATGGCAGAAAGTCCTGCGCATCAACCTGGACTCCAATCTGGTGCTGATGCGCGAGGCGCATGCGCTGCTCAAGCTCGCACCCGGTGGCGGGCGTGTGGTGGTGATCGGTTCGAAGAATGTTCCCGCGCCCGGACCCGGCGCCGCGGCTTATTCGGCTTCGAAAGCGGCGCTCAATCAGCTCGCGCGCGTGGCCGCGCTCGAATGGGGCGCGGACAACATCCGCATCAACTCGTTGCACCCGAACGCGGTGTTCGACACCGGCATCTGGACCGAGGAGGTATTACAGGCGCGCGCGAAGCACTATGGGTTGACGGTCGAGCAGTACAAGAAGAACAACGTGCTCAAGATCGAAGTCACCAGCCGCGACGTCGCCGAACTCGCCGCCGAGATGTGCGGCCCGCTGTTCGCCAAGACCACCGCCGCGCAGGTGCCGGTGGATGGCGGGAACGAGCGGGTGATTTAG
- a CDS encoding DNA-3-methyladenine glycosylase encodes MRKLPRAFYDRDTVAVARDLLGKYLVHKARAVERVGRIVEVEAYLGPHDLAAHSARGLTERTKVMFGPPGHAYVYMIYGMYFCVNVVTEREGHASAVLLRAVEPVKNIAERTQGPGLLCRAMRIDRRLNGHDLISKNFYLAAPEKSEPVTIVKRPRVGVDYAGHWARRHLRFYIKDNPFVSKR; translated from the coding sequence ATGCGAAAACTGCCGCGCGCGTTCTATGACCGCGACACGGTCGCCGTGGCCCGGGATTTGCTCGGCAAATATCTGGTGCACAAGGCGCGCGCGGTGGAGCGCGTGGGCCGGATCGTGGAAGTCGAGGCCTATCTCGGGCCGCACGATCTCGCGGCCCATTCCGCGCGCGGGCTGACCGAGCGCACCAAGGTCATGTTCGGGCCGCCGGGCCATGCCTACGTGTACATGATCTACGGCATGTATTTTTGCGTGAACGTCGTGACCGAGCGCGAAGGCCATGCTTCCGCGGTGCTGTTGCGCGCGGTCGAGCCGGTGAAAAATATCGCCGAACGAACCCAGGGCCCCGGTTTGCTGTGCCGCGCCATGCGCATCGACCGGCGGCTCAACGGGCACGACCTGATCAGTAAAAATTTTTACCTCGCCGCGCCCGAGAAATCCGAGCCCGTGACCATCGTCAAACGGCCCCGGGTGGGCGTGGACTATGCGGGGCACTGGGCCAGACGGCACCTGCGTTTTTACATCAAGGACAATCCCTTCGTATCGAAACGCTGA
- a CDS encoding diguanylate cyclase: MADSSTPMSADPSLLQSLKLHLEGLKRTQHGQILYNQIQRGLQQYGSEDGRIEFVFVTFLHALLGKYAMSPACDPATRVKARLIQQRLTLYLPKAPPAPKPAVTPPRTATPVEAKPVIAPPAKPKPSAPPVPVVVAKPEPAPVIKPEPVVETATPPMVASKPTPVEAEPVPPAEPMPPSRQEKIEALEDTLAGQVTESIAVDEKFGELLEKERETLKNLDSPLGEFADLKQILVKGLNELIEERESLIDKLSSAGDYLKAVETDRERLRQELGHARKHSMADELTGLPKRDVFVKQLEAEIGRVKRYGFALAVAVIDVDNLESVNKRYGRDAGDAVLRCYASQILAKFRTYDLVARYGDDEFAVLFPNTQKDGAMHALEKARKNAASTFIQLAGKNVPLPSFSSVLTQYSPGEPATMLLLRADQTLSQAKIGGYNRMVVALPAS, translated from the coding sequence TTGGCGGATTCCAGCACACCCATGTCGGCGGATCCGTCGCTGTTGCAAAGCCTCAAGCTCCATCTCGAGGGCCTCAAGCGCACCCAGCATGGGCAAATTCTCTACAACCAGATTCAGCGTGGCCTGCAGCAATACGGCAGCGAGGACGGGCGCATCGAGTTTGTCTTCGTTACTTTCCTGCATGCCCTGCTCGGCAAGTACGCCATGAGTCCGGCCTGTGATCCGGCCACGCGTGTAAAGGCGCGCCTCATCCAGCAGCGGCTCACGCTTTACCTGCCCAAGGCGCCGCCGGCGCCGAAACCCGCTGTCACGCCGCCCCGGACAGCCACGCCCGTGGAGGCAAAGCCCGTAATAGCTCCACCAGCAAAACCCAAACCTTCCGCTCCCCCCGTGCCCGTGGTTGTGGCGAAACCGGAGCCGGCACCAGTAATAAAGCCAGAGCCGGTTGTGGAAACAGCCACGCCTCCAATGGTGGCCAGCAAGCCAACGCCAGTCGAGGCGGAACCGGTACCACCCGCCGAGCCGATGCCACCGTCGCGGCAGGAGAAGATTGAGGCGCTGGAGGACACGCTCGCCGGGCAGGTGACGGAGAGTATCGCTGTCGACGAAAAATTCGGAGAGTTGCTGGAGAAAGAACGCGAGACCCTGAAAAATCTCGACAGCCCGTTGGGCGAGTTCGCTGACCTCAAGCAGATCCTGGTCAAGGGATTGAACGAACTGATCGAGGAACGCGAGTCGCTGATTGATAAGCTTTCCAGCGCCGGCGATTATCTCAAGGCGGTAGAAACGGATCGCGAGCGTCTGCGTCAGGAGCTCGGCCACGCGCGCAAACACAGCATGGCGGACGAGCTCACCGGCCTGCCCAAGCGCGACGTGTTCGTGAAACAGCTCGAGGCCGAGATCGGGCGCGTGAAGCGCTATGGCTTTGCGCTGGCTGTGGCAGTCATCGATGTGGACAACCTGGAGTCCGTCAACAAGCGCTATGGCCGGGACGCGGGTGATGCGGTGCTGCGTTGCTACGCCAGCCAGATTCTTGCCAAGTTTCGCACCTACGATCTGGTGGCGCGCTATGGCGACGATGAATTCGCCGTGCTGTTCCCGAATACGCAAAAGGACGGCGCCATGCACGCGCTGGAAAAGGCGCGCAAAAACGCCGCCAGCACCTTCATCCAGCTGGCTGGAAAAAATGTCCCGCTCCCGAGCTTTTCGAGCGTGCTCACCCAGTATTCTCCGGGTGAGCCGGCGACCATGTTGCTCCTGCGCGCCGACCAGACGCTGAGCCAGGCCAAGATCGGCGGCTATAACAGAATGGTGGTGGCGCTCCCGGCTTCCTGA
- a CDS encoding type II toxin-antitoxin system mRNA interferase toxin, RelE/StbE family codes for MYRLVWTARFTRAAKKFAQTHPDLRPRLAQILRDLESDPLQSHLRLHPLKGKLQGLHAVSVTYSYRITLTLKVTKKEIILLDVGSHDEVYG; via the coding sequence ATGTACCGGTTAGTCTGGACCGCCCGGTTTACGCGCGCCGCCAAAAAGTTTGCGCAAACCCACCCCGACCTCCGCCCACGCCTCGCGCAGATTCTGCGCGATCTCGAAAGCGATCCATTGCAGTCACATCTCCGGCTGCATCCCCTCAAAGGCAAATTGCAGGGACTGCATGCTGTCAGCGTTACCTACAGTTACCGTATCACCCTGACGCTCAAGGTGACGAAAAAGGAAATTATTCTGCTCGATGTCGGCAGCCATGATGAGGTATATGGGTAA